The nucleotide sequence GGGGGTACGCACCAGGCGAATACCGGCACTGTTCAGATAAAAGGCGTTATCTCCGGCGCTATTGACTGTGTTTAAGTCAGGCCCGTTTGAGGGTCCCGCGGTGACCGAGGTGAGATTCAAAGAGAGACTGGAGTCTTCGATATCAATCGCTGCCGCATCGGTTACCGTAATGATACCACCTGTGGAGCTTAATGTTCCTGCATTATCATTCGCAATCAATGCCAGGTTATCAACCGCGGTGATATTCAAGTCGCCGAAATTAACATTACCCGGGTTATCATGCACATAGACGCCAACTGGTGGATCGACAACCGGTAATACTACTGGTGCTACATAAGCGATACTGTTGGCTGTCACATTAAGAGAACCAAAGCTTACGATAGGAGTTGTATTCAGAATATGAACGACTGGCACAGCGGCATTCGTTGTTCCGGTGACGGTCGTGTTATTAAAGGATACAGAACCCGCGGTTCCTCCCTGTCCGGCATTGTCGATCAACAACACAGAGCTGGTAGTACTGCTGTTGGAAAGTACCATGTTCCCCATGCGAATAATGGGACTGTCATCGAGAACGATAAAGGCTTCATTTGCGGTACCGGAAACCGTGGTTGTCCCTGAGACGCTGAAGGTACCAGTGTTACCACCCGTATTGAACGAGATCCCTTCGCCGGCACTACCTGTAACACCGACATTCCCGCCAAACGAAATATTTCCAGAAGTATTATTGATATCAATACCATGTTCAGTCGCCAGGGAGACTCCATCAGAGATTGTGGTGTTCCCTACGACAGACATGTTACCGGTTAAGTTTTCAACCAGGATACCGGTACCATTTCGGTTCAGGATATCGATATCCTGCATCTGAAAGACGCCCGGGTAATCCTCAACGAAAATGCTCGCATCGGTGGCAGAATCAATGATGGTGGCCGCCTGGGCGGTATTTCTGATTGTGACCACGGCATTGGCAGAACCGCCAGTCACATGAATCCCTTCATTCGTACTGCCTGTAATCGTAACATTATCCAATACGGCTCCACCGCCGATATTGTTAATCAGGACCCCCTGACTGTTGGTATCACTGATCCTTGAGCCTGTCATATTCACGGAACCACCCGTGGTATTCTGAACCAACACGGCGCGACCTGCTCCCGTGTTCGTGATCGTACCCGTTTCGTAGCGGATCAATGGATTACCGCCATCAACGACAAAGGCATCTCCCGCCGAGTTCGTTACATTTGTGGTTTCAAAGGTCAGGGTGCCGGAGGTACTGTTCAGATAGATTCCCTCGCCAACGGCATTGTTGACATCAACATTATTCACAACGGTTTCTGAAACTCCAATGCCGACAATACCACGCCCTGTCGCATTATTCAGGATGAAACCGGAAAATTCACTGTTTGATGCCAGGATCGCACCATCGCCGACGGTATCGTTAAACGTAGGTCTGATGAGACTGTTGGGCCTGAGTGGACTTCCATAGAGGGGTGAGTTAGGTAGTAACTTTGATCCAAATCCCTGAATATTGATGAAATGATCTACTCCCTGTCCTTCACCCAGAATCCGGTCACCGGCAACCAGAGTGATTGGTGCAGCATTACTATATTCGCTGCCAGCATGAGTAAAGATAATGTCCCGGGATACGCCTGCCTGTGCCTCCGGGATGGTCTGGTAAGGATCGAGAACGCTTCCGGTTCCACCAGCTCCCGCATAAGAGTCCACATGAGAAATGGTCCAGGGTAAACCGGTTTCCGGGTTAATTGCCACCAGGCCGGAATCGACAACCTTACTCTGTTCGACAACAACGTTATAGTTTTTGCGAACCCGTTCCGCCATACGATACATCTGGGTGGATTTTTCCATCTGGTTCCACTCAGGACGACCGGCGAAGGTCCAGGTAACATTGAAAAAGACATTAGTATTAAAAGTGTCATCGCTCGTGATGCTGAGTTCTGTCAGTACATTAGGCAGAGGATAAGCCTGCAGACGACCACGCCAGCCCCAGACATCTGCACTTTCTGACGCCTGGAATCCATACGTACCTGCGTAAGCGCGTGCCTGAAACTGTTGTGCCAGTTCACCCCAGATGGGAACCCCGATTTCCGCATCGAACCCCCGCATCGATTTTCCGATGGTCCGCGTTTGATCGTACAGTACATTAAATCCAGAGAATCTCTGGCTGCCATCATTAAACTCCAGGTTCAACTGCTGTTCACGATTTCCGATTGGCAGATAAAAGTTTCCGTTTGCATCCCAGTAGCGTCCCATGGTCTCGACGTTCAATGCCAACTGCTGGAATATTTTATCCGTCGAATCATCACGGTCGTAATAAAAACTGGTACCGAAGATCCGGTCTGTGTCGTAATTGTAGAAACGATAGCCCAGGCCTGCGCCACCACCAAGGTTACCGCGATTGGTTCGCCACAGGCGAAAGTTACCAAACATCATCCCGGCATCATCCGGGTTTTTGGTATGAGTAAACAGATAGGGCATGGCCTCGATGTGAGAGATGGATTCGCCCAGACCAACGGTTTTACCCGCCTGGTGACCTGCCCGAAAGAGTGTTCCCATTCCGTTACCCGGCACGACTGATGAAATTCCATCAAGCGTATCTGTTGCCTCTGATCCGTCAGCAATGATCGTCGAAAATTCGACTTCATCCTCGGCTAATAATGTTCCTGACATGGCGGAGATCGCCAGAACGATTACGCCGGCAATCAGGCGAAATGCAATTTTCATAAATCGTCCAGAATAGCTTGATGTCAACACAGGCATCTGTTTCACCTCGGCAAAGCACGCTGAGTGCATTTTGGCGTTTTCGTCCCGGTTTGTTCTATTTTGATCTGTCATGAATTTGTTTTGATCTATGACAATATTTTCAGGAAAATCCATGAGATTATCTCAACAAGAAATCTTCTGAATTCGGTAATGAGCCAGGGAGAATTCTCCACAGACTCGATTATTCAAGTCGTATCTACGTTACGCGCACATTCGATGACAGATGATTCCACCACAGGCAGAAACACTCGCAGATGGAGACACATCTGTTATTGAATGTCTATTTAAATTGATTGATTGATTTACTGGAGTGGGTTCAGTTTGACCGGTGAATCAAGATCAAGAGAGAGGCTGTGATCATGACGGTTTCCTCAAATGAGGCACTGGTCATCCTGATATTGGATATGTTGTGACACGAACCGGGAAAAAGCAGCTTTTTCACGGAAACATGTTACGGTGATTTGATTAGTTTACTGGTTGTTTTTAATGTGAATTGTAGCTCGGAAGAATCGTGGATCCGTCTGAAGATCAGACAAAACCGGTTAGACAGTAAAATAAGAGAGTTCCGAATGGTTTACTTGTTTTACAGTCTGGAGAGAGAATGATTCTTTGAGTTTTAGAGATGTTGGGCGGGAACATATTCTAAATTCTGATCCGACGAAAGACGAATTTGACATTTCCCACGAGAATTTTTTGACAATTTTAAAAATAGTCCAGCGAAAAACAGCTTCAAATACTGCCTGTCATCTGGTTTTTCCGCTTAAGGCCCGCATTTTTTATGAATCACCAGCCCTATTTACTGAATCTGGCACTTCGCCTGGCGGAGGGTCTGGAAAAGTGGCCAGCAACTTCTCTGGAAAAACATCGCCAGTTTATTTTATCGCAACAACAGCCCGACGGGGGGTTTTCCGGCAGAGAAGGGGGATCAGACCTCTATTATACAGGTTTTGCAGTCCGTAGCCTGGGAATCTTAGGCGGAGTGAAACCTGACGAATGCGAGAAGATCAGTGACTATCTCAGACAGTTTCAAATTGAAAAACTGTCTACCATTGACCTGTTAAGCTGGCTCTACTGCGCGTTGATTGTTCAAGCATCCGGTGGAGAAGACCTGCTGCAAACAGCGCCAGCCAACTGGAATTCAGAAATATCCTGTTCGCTGGAACGCCTGCGAACCGCAGATGGAGGCTATGCCAAGTCGGAACAGGGAGCACTGGGAAGCACTTATCATAGCTTTTTAGTCATTCTGATTTACCAGTTGATCGGCCTGGATCTGCCTGATCCGAACAATCTGATCCAATTTCTGTACGACAGACAACGCGACGATGGTGGTTTTGTCGAAATCTCGCCCATGAAACGGAGTGGCACAAACCCTACCGCGGCAGCAGTGGCAACATTGATAATATTGAATAGCATGGATGACGAACTCAAAAATGATGTTCAGGACTTCCTGAAACAGGTCAAAAGTTCCGAAGGAGGCTTCCAGGCTAATACCAGAATCCCATTTGCTGATGGTCTCTCTACCTTCACAGGCTTGTTGACCGCACAGGATCTGGAGCTGGAGACATTGATCGACCCGGAACAGGTACAAAAATTTATGACCGAGTGGCTGGAGTTTCCCACGGGTGGATTTCGAGGAGCCAGCTGGGATGAACAGGCAGACGTGGAATACACGTTTTACGGGCTGGGAGTACTCGCTCTGCTGGGACGCTGATTTCTGAGGAAAAGACTGGACCGGTCCAGTTTTACTGTCGCGTCTCCAAAGCGGTTTGGGCCGAATATAATAGATCGACAGACGCTATGCGTACATGCGATCTGCTCGCGAAGTGATGCGCTCTCGTTGAAAACCCGTGCTGTGATTATTCGGAAGCATCTTCCATATACAGCAGCCGCCCACAAGACTTACAGAATACAAGTCGACCTGAATTCAACTCGACGCGCAACTGAGGCTCAATCATTACATTACAGGCAGAGCAGAATTTGCCGGCTACAAAAGCCAGGGCCCCCGCTCCATGTGTTCGCACGAGTCGTTCAAATTGTACTTTAATGCTGTCAGGAATGATCTGCTCTGCATCTGCGATCGCCGCGTTACACTCTTTGATCTCTTCATCCAGAGAGTTGCGCATCGACTCAAAATCCTGTTCCATTTTTTTGGCTTCGGCGTGCGCTGTGTCTTTTTTCCTGACCCACTCCTGAACTTCCGTTTCAGTCGCGTCAATTTTATCCATCAGTTCCAGAATTTCATCTTCCAGCACACTGTTGGCCATCTGGTCAGCTTCAATCTGGCCTTTGATGATGTCGAATTCTTTGTTTGACGAAGCGGTATTCAGTTTTCCTTTGAGGCTGAGGATTTTTGCTTCATTGGTCTGCAGATCCAGGTTTTTCTGGTGGACCTGCTTCTTCAGCTGAGTGACCTGATCCTGCACCGCTTTGAGCTTGTCTTCCTGCACCAATGCGAACTGTTCCTTCAGTTTAATTCGCTTGGGCCCCTGTTCTAATTTCTGATTCACATCATGCAGTCTCAGATACAAATGATGTAAAGCTTTCAAACTGGCAGCAGTCGTCGACATGTTAAAGAACTCCGGAAACGCTCATATTTGAGGCAATTAAGGCAGCGCCTCAGTGCTTTTACCTTGTTATAAAGATTTTCGTACCAAATAGCCAGACATACGCTGTAAAACTGACCGATCTTCTCAGCCTCTCCCGGGAAAACTCGGTTTCAGTACTGTTTTGATCATAAAAAAAACGCCGATCAGAATTGATCGGCGTTTTGAATTTCAGATACTGGCTGATGCTGTGGCATCCGCCGTCTCTTCTTCGGTTTCGGCCTGTCCCCATTCAGGAACCAGGCCTTCTATGAAACCCTGCAGCTGTTTACTGCGAACAGGATGCTGTAATTTCCTGACCGCTTTGGCTTCGATCTGTCGTACACGTTCTCGAGTCACTTTAAAAATCCGACCGACTTCTTCCAGGGTGTAGGTGTAACCATCCCCCAGACCAAATCTAAGTTTAATGATTTCACGTTCGCGATAGGTCAGTGTTTTGAGGACATGATCAATTTTATCTTTGAGCATTTCCTGACTGGCGGTATTCACCGGGCTGTCTGAATCTGAATCTTCAATGAAATCACCGAAGTAGCTGTCTTCACTTTCACCAACGGGTCGATCCAGACTGATGGGATGTCGCGAAATCTTGAGTACGCGTCGCGTCTCTTCCAGGCTGATGCCGGCCACTTCCGCAGTTTCTTCCAGGGTAGGCTCGCGGCCATTTTCCTGCAGCAACTGCTTACTGACCTTTCGTAATTTCGACATGGTCTCGATCATATGCACCGGAATCCGGATCGTACGAGCCTGATCGGCAATGGCACGGGTAATGGCCTGGCGAATCCACCAGGTCGCATAGGTCGAGAATTTATAACCCCGCCGATACTCATACTTATCAACAGCACGCATCAGACCGGTATTACCTTCCTGAATCAAGTCCAGAAAGCTTAAGCCACGATTGCGATATTTCTTGGCAATCGAAACCACCAGTCGCAGGTTACCGCCGGAAAGTTCCCGCATTGCCGTTTCATAGTCCAGGTAACGCTGCTTGACGGCTTTGATGCGTTCCCGCAGTGTTTCGGGAGTTTCCATGGTCATGGCCACCAGGTCCTGCAGCTCTCGCTCCAGGTTGGCTCGGTCATCTTTGGAGTTTTTGATTCGCATATCACTCATGTCGCGAATCTGATCTTCCAGTTCCGTCATCCGTTGGGAAATCTGCTCCAGGCGTTTCATACCAATCTGCAGACGTTGTGTCCTCAGGCTTAATTCTTCAATCAGAGTGGCCATCTTACGACGACGTTTCTGTAGTGAAGCATAAGCTTCCATTCGCTGGCTTTTGGTCAGTTCCGGATTGACGAACTGCTGAAAATCACTGGCATTTTTATTACTCAGGAATTCGAGCGTCTTGAGATTGTGTGGCATCCGCCCCAGAATCTGATTCTTCTCGAGGCCTTCCGTGACGGAAACCTTAATGGTCCGGTCAAAGGGAAGCTCGGATTTATGTACTTTATCCAGGATTTCAATCGCCTGACGCATTGCATAGTCGCTGCTCAATAATTCACGACGGAAGCGACGGCGGGTGATTTCAATCTTCTTCGCCAGACGAATTTCTTCATCTCGCGTCAGGAGTGGAATTTCTCCCATCTGCGTCAGATACATCCGCACGGGATCATCAATCCTACGGGAGAGATCATCGGAAGTGCGGGAGCGTCCCTTGGGCTTCTCCGGCTGTAAGATCGTAATGATCTGATCCGGAATGATGTCTAACTCAATCTCCTCAATCGTCAGCAGGAGATTATCCAGCTTTTCGGGATTCAGCGCTTCATCAGGCAGATAGGCGCTGACCTGATCGTAGGTCAGGTAACCCTGCTTTTTGCCATTTTCAATTAGTTCATTCAATCGGGCGTCGAGTCGGTGCACGTTGCTTCTCCCAATCAGTCTGGTTAGATTCTCTAGTGAATTTTTTTAATGTTTCGTTTTTGATGAAATTCAGATGCTTTTCTTAACAGTTCTTTTGCATCCGAATTTAAACTCTGGTTCTGGGCATTCTGGAACAGCAGCCCTTTGGTTTTTTCATGGTGTTCCCGTTCTTCCCGCCATTTGAGATTCTTGATGGAATGTTTCAGAAAATGTGGAATTCCCTCAAGTGGAGCCGGATCATCAAGCAGTTTGGCGTGAACTGCTTTTTCGCGGGCATGGGCGTCTATTTTGACAACCAGCTGTTTCAGATCTGGATCAGCGATGCGATCCAAAATGCGATTGATATCCAGTACCAGTCCCTCTTCAGTCAAATCAACACATAACTGATACAGGAATCGTAACTGGGGATTTTTCAGGTTTTCGGGGGAGATAAGCTGTTGAATACGAGTGACACATTCGGGATACACAAAAATGATTTCAAGAAGTTCGCTCTCAAGTTGATTGTCTTTCGTTGAATTGTCTGCTTCCTGGAAGTTACCGGAAGTGTCAGTCGGTCTCGGAGTCGAGTAGGATTCGCTGGAGGAGAGGTTCGTATTAAGACTCGGGCTTTTTTTTTGTTTCACTTCACTCAGTCGTTTTCGGACAACTGATTCGTTTAAACCCAGTCGATCTGCCAACTTTCTTAATATGATGTCTTCACGAATTTTGCCGGTTAGGTTAGGGCTTGACGCCAGTAACTCCAGCATCTCTTCTAAAATTCGGTGTTGACCGTCAATAGACTCCAGTCCAAATTTCTGGACACAGACATTCAATTTAAAATTCCAGGCTTCAGGAGCATCCGCGATCAACTGCTTCAACTGCTCTGCTCCCTGTTCTTCTAAAAATTCAGCAGGATCTTTACCTGCAGGCAGTGTTAAAATTCGTAAATCAACTTCCTGGGCAATAAATTTAGTTAAAGATCGCTCTGCAGCCTGTTGCCCCGCAGTATCTCCATCAAAAACTAATACGACTTTTCGCGCCAGACGTTTGAGATAAGAAACATGAGTTTCTGTCAAAGCTGTCCCTAATGTCGCCACCGCATTCGTCACACCAAACTGATGTGCTGTAATGCAATCAGTGTACCCTTCCACGACAACGACCGTTTCCGTTTCGCGAATGGTCTGGCGGGATTCATCCAAACCAAATAACAGCTTACTCTTAGTGAAAATAATGCTTTCAGGGCTGTTAAAGTATTTTGCGATTCCCTCCGCCGCGGAGCCAGGCAGGATCCGTCCCCCAAATGCAACAACCCGTTTCCGTTCGTCGCGAACGGGAAACATGACCCGATTTACGAAATAATCGGAATAGCGGGAATGACCTTCCTTTTTAAAGATCAATCTGGCTTCTGACAACAGGCTCTCCGGATAATGTCCCCGTGACCGGTTGACCAGCCATTGCCAGTCATTCGGATGAAAGCCCAGTCGGAACTGCTGAATGGTTTCTTCGGTATAGCCCCGGTCTTCCATCAGATAACGGCGGGCCATTTCTCCTTCGCGTGTATTCATCAGACAGTCATGAAACTGCTGTTCCGCCCATTTCATCACATCGAATAATGATGTTTTTTCAACAATATTTGATCGTGGCGCGCCGTTTGACTGCCGCGCTAACTGGGGCATTTCCAGATGAGCACGCTCGGCCAGAATCTTCAAAGCTTCGAAAAACTCGACATCATCGTACTTCTGGACCCACTCAAAACAGTCTCCCCCGGTGTTACACACCCAGCAGCGCCAGGTTTCGCGATCGGGATAGACAACCAGTGAGGGGTTATGATCGTTATGAAAAGGGCAAAGGCACTTGAAATCCCGCCCGTTGGGAATCAGCTGGACTGACTCGGAAACCAACTCGACCAGACTCGTTCTCTGGCGGACCAGTTCTTTGAAATTTTGATCAAATCCTGGCGACACCAGTTTCTCCTGAACAGTTCAAAAAGCGGCCCCTCGATGTCACTTTTCGTCTCAGAATGAAAAGTGAACATACAAACACAGTACAAGAGTGCTTCCCTGCTCAACTTGGCGTACTTTAATTCTACTCCATAGATCGAGTGGGTCAAGAATTTCCCCTTCACGATTCCCAACTCTGATCGTCTCTTAAGCTCAAAATTTGTATAACGTTACAAAAATACCTAACCATCCAGGTGAGCTTAAAACCATAAAGCAAACCATGCTTCTTTCGCTTGCGTAACCGGAATCTTCAGTGACTGTCAACTCCCGTACGCAGACAAGTCTGGACAGTTGGTTTATATGAATTAAACATATTATAGCCGTCCGTCCGGCGTCTGCAATCACCGCACAATAAAATTCCCCCGCTGCGCGCAGTGGTGGTTTGTTTCAACGATTGAGGAAACGCCGTACCTTTCACCTATTCGGCAGCAGCTTCTGCAGGCACTTCTGTTTTTGCGAGCTGGTAGAGTGAGATATTGCCGAATTTCTCATTGCATTTCGGGCACTTGGTTTTGGCAATCCCTTTGCCAGTCTTGCCCCCGATTCGCTCCTTTTTTCGGGAATCTTCACTGACAATCAACTGACATCCCTGACATTGTCTGCCCGCCAGAGTCAGTTCGATTTCAGGATCTGCCTCATAAAATTCCAGATTTTCGTTATCCAGAACTTCAAACGATTCCTCGCTGTAATGGCAGGTTACCTGCTGCATCTGATCAGTCAGAGGAATTCCTGAATCCTGTCCCAGTTGATCAATGCCGAAGAATTCTGAAAGTGCTTCAGTCAGTTTGCGATATTCGCTCAACGAGAAAGTGAGATACTGATTTTCCTTTGAATCTTCCTGTTTTGGCAGGGCTATCGCAATCCGGCCTTTACCAAACACGGGAACTCCTGCAAACACGGACTCATGATCGTACATCGTCGGGAAAACCACGCGCAATTTGGAAATCTGCTCGGCTGTGACCGTCTGTACGCTGGCTGCTGGAATTTCGGCTTCCTCTTTTTCTTCCCTGAGATGGGCTGCAATTTCCGCTCTGGCTTTATCCAGTTTGTCTTTCGAACCACCGCCGAGCAAACCGGCTTTGGCCACAACCAGAACCAGCATTTTTTCCGGAGAAATCGCCAGATCGACTGTGGTAAATGCCTTTTC is from Gimesia maris and encodes:
- a CDS encoding zinc ribbon domain-containing protein, encoding MSTTAASLKALHHLYLRLHDVNQKLEQGPKRIKLKEQFALVQEDKLKAVQDQVTQLKKQVHQKNLDLQTNEAKILSLKGKLNTASSNKEFDIIKGQIEADQMANSVLEDEILELMDKIDATETEVQEWVRKKDTAHAEAKKMEQDFESMRNSLDEEIKECNAAIADAEQIIPDSIKVQFERLVRTHGAGALAFVAGKFCSACNVMIEPQLRVELNSGRLVFCKSCGRLLYMEDASE
- a CDS encoding prenyltransferase/squalene oxidase repeat-containing protein, which encodes MNHQPYLLNLALRLAEGLEKWPATSLEKHRQFILSQQQPDGGFSGREGGSDLYYTGFAVRSLGILGGVKPDECEKISDYLRQFQIEKLSTIDLLSWLYCALIVQASGGEDLLQTAPANWNSEISCSLERLRTADGGYAKSEQGALGSTYHSFLVILIYQLIGLDLPDPNNLIQFLYDRQRDDGGFVEISPMKRSGTNPTAAAVATLIILNSMDDELKNDVQDFLKQVKSSEGGFQANTRIPFADGLSTFTGLLTAQDLELETLIDPEQVQKFMTEWLEFPTGGFRGASWDEQADVEYTFYGLGVLALLGR
- the rpoD gene encoding RNA polymerase sigma factor RpoD; amino-acid sequence: MHRLDARLNELIENGKKQGYLTYDQVSAYLPDEALNPEKLDNLLLTIEEIELDIIPDQIITILQPEKPKGRSRTSDDLSRRIDDPVRMYLTQMGEIPLLTRDEEIRLAKKIEITRRRFRRELLSSDYAMRQAIEILDKVHKSELPFDRTIKVSVTEGLEKNQILGRMPHNLKTLEFLSNKNASDFQQFVNPELTKSQRMEAYASLQKRRRKMATLIEELSLRTQRLQIGMKRLEQISQRMTELEDQIRDMSDMRIKNSKDDRANLERELQDLVAMTMETPETLRERIKAVKQRYLDYETAMRELSGGNLRLVVSIAKKYRNRGLSFLDLIQEGNTGLMRAVDKYEYRRGYKFSTYATWWIRQAITRAIADQARTIRIPVHMIETMSKLRKVSKQLLQENGREPTLEETAEVAGISLEETRRVLKISRHPISLDRPVGESEDSYFGDFIEDSDSDSPVNTASQEMLKDKIDHVLKTLTYREREIIKLRFGLGDGYTYTLEEVGRIFKVTRERVRQIEAKAVRKLQHPVRSKQLQGFIEGLVPEWGQAETEEETADATASASI
- the dnaG gene encoding DNA primase, encoding MSPGFDQNFKELVRQRTSLVELVSESVQLIPNGRDFKCLCPFHNDHNPSLVVYPDRETWRCWVCNTGGDCFEWVQKYDDVEFFEALKILAERAHLEMPQLARQSNGAPRSNIVEKTSLFDVMKWAEQQFHDCLMNTREGEMARRYLMEDRGYTEETIQQFRLGFHPNDWQWLVNRSRGHYPESLLSEARLIFKKEGHSRYSDYFVNRVMFPVRDERKRVVAFGGRILPGSAAEGIAKYFNSPESIIFTKSKLLFGLDESRQTIRETETVVVVEGYTDCITAHQFGVTNAVATLGTALTETHVSYLKRLARKVVLVFDGDTAGQQAAERSLTKFIAQEVDLRILTLPAGKDPAEFLEEQGAEQLKQLIADAPEAWNFKLNVCVQKFGLESIDGQHRILEEMLELLASSPNLTGKIREDIILRKLADRLGLNESVVRKRLSEVKQKKSPSLNTNLSSSESYSTPRPTDTSGNFQEADNSTKDNQLESELLEIIFVYPECVTRIQQLISPENLKNPQLRFLYQLCVDLTEEGLVLDINRILDRIADPDLKQLVVKIDAHAREKAVHAKLLDDPAPLEGIPHFLKHSIKNLKWREEREHHEKTKGLLFQNAQNQSLNSDAKELLRKASEFHQKRNIKKIH
- a CDS encoding beta strand repeat-containing protein, yielding MKIAFRLIAGVIVLAISAMSGTLLAEDEVEFSTIIADGSEATDTLDGISSVVPGNGMGTLFRAGHQAGKTVGLGESISHIEAMPYLFTHTKNPDDAGMMFGNFRLWRTNRGNLGGGAGLGYRFYNYDTDRIFGTSFYYDRDDSTDKIFQQLALNVETMGRYWDANGNFYLPIGNREQQLNLEFNDGSQRFSGFNVLYDQTRTIGKSMRGFDAEIGVPIWGELAQQFQARAYAGTYGFQASESADVWGWRGRLQAYPLPNVLTELSITSDDTFNTNVFFNVTWTFAGRPEWNQMEKSTQMYRMAERVRKNYNVVVEQSKVVDSGLVAINPETGLPWTISHVDSYAGAGGTGSVLDPYQTIPEAQAGVSRDIIFTHAGSEYSNAAPITLVAGDRILGEGQGVDHFINIQGFGSKLLPNSPLYGSPLRPNSLIRPTFNDTVGDGAILASNSEFSGFILNNATGRGIVGIGVSETVVNNVDVNNAVGEGIYLNSTSGTLTFETTNVTNSAGDAFVVDGGNPLIRYETGTITNTGAGRAVLVQNTTGGSVNMTGSRISDTNSQGVLINNIGGGAVLDNVTITGSTNEGIHVTGGSANAVVTIRNTAQAATIIDSATDASIFVEDYPGVFQMQDIDILNRNGTGILVENLTGNMSVVGNTTISDGVSLATEHGIDINNTSGNISFGGNVGVTGSAGEGISFNTGGNTGTFSVSGTTTVSGTANEAFIVLDDSPIIRMGNMVLSNSSTTSSVLLIDNAGQGGTAGSVSFNNTTVTGTTNAAVPVVHILNTTPIVSFGSLNVTANSIAYVAPVVLPVVDPPVGVYVHDNPGNVNFGDLNITAVDNLALIANDNAGTLSSTGGIITVTDAAAIDIEDSSLSLNLTSVTAGPSNGPDLNTVNSAGDNAFYLNSAGIRLVRTPGLFSIAGDGATIDAGGTITATTHGVWMEDIGRVNLDGLEIQIPTVSGIEWHETDVDDGPRVNLTRVRVEDSLGDGVRIVNGRTFQMVDSELLDNGTDNTEHSIDYLANIELDDTDDDVFAIILQNNTITDDSADAIRIQSGGLLDDSLLTVSMEGNNITNSISNTAGLSVIWEGPMDITVTNGNQFFGTGATNNQGIDIEATSSDLEDLMTLTVTNNNNFTIAGTNSEGIQVTTEGPSNILIANNIDQGFVMAGEDSTGLRFLDLAANSSVQIDTNIINMSAIGGDAIFFDLIDATSSSVVIDNNLIGLFDGGFDDNETAVGFNAMLNGPLQLGTGINNIVNVTTVGNNNSFILFNPGGGTFDGQISLNGFLLP